The Chelonoidis abingdonii isolate Lonesome George chromosome 11, CheloAbing_2.0, whole genome shotgun sequence genomic interval atcctGCCCCNNNNNNNNNNNNNNNNNNNNNNNNNNNNNNNNNNNNNNNNNNNNNNNNNNNNNNNNNNNNNNNNNNNNNNNNNNNNNNNNNNNNNNNNNNNNNNNNNNNNNNNNNNNNNNNNNNNNNNNNNNNNNNNNNNNNNNNNNNNNNNNNNNNNNNNNNNNNNNNNNNNNNNNNNNNNNNNNNNNNNNNNNNNNNNNNNNNNNNNNNNNNNNNNNNNNNNNNNNNNNNNNNNNNNNNNNNNNNNNNNNNNNNNNNNNNNNNNNNNNNNNNNNNNNNNNNNNNNNNNNNNNNNNNNNNNNNNNNNNNNNNNNNNNNNNNNNNNNNNNNNNNNNNNNNNNNNNNNNNNNNNNNNNNNNNNNNNNNNNNNNNNNNNNNNNNNNNNNNNNNNNNNNNNNNNNNNNNNNNNNNNNNNNNNNNNNNNNNNNNNNNNNNNNNNNNNNNNNNNNNNNNNNNNNNNNNNNNNNNNNNNNNNNNNNNNNNNNNNNNNNNNNNNNNNNNNNNNNNNNNNNNNNNNNNNNNNNNNNNNNNNNNNNNNNNNNNNNNNNNNNNNNNNNNNNNNNNNNNNNNNNNNNNNNNNNNNNNNNNNNNNNNNNNNNNNNNNNNNNNNNNNNNNNNNNNNNNNNNNNNNNNNNNNNNNNNNNNNNNNNNNNNNNNNNNNNNNNNNNNNNNNNNNNNNNNNNNNNNNNNNNNNNNNNNNNNNNNNNNNNNNNNNNNNNNNNNNNNNNNNNNNNNNNNNNNNNNNNNNNNNNNNNNNNNNNNNNNNNNNNNNNNNNNNNNNNNNNNNNNNNNNNNNNNNNNNNNNNNNNNNNNNNNNNNNNNNNNNNNNNNNNNNNNNNNNNNNNNNNNNNNNNNNNNNNNNNNNNNNNNNNNNNNNNNNNNNNNNNNNNNNNNNNNNNNNNNNNNNNNNNNNNNNNNNNNNNNNNNNNNNNNNNNNNNNNNNNNNNNNNNNNNNNNNNNNNNNNNNNNNNNNNNNNNNNNNNNNNNNNNNNNNNNNNNNNNNNNNNNNNNNNNNNNNNNNNNNNNNNNNNNNNNNNNNNNNNNNNNNNNNNNNNNNNNNNNNNNNNNNNNNNNNNNNNNNNNNNNNNNNNNNNNNNNNNNNNNNNNNNNNNNNNNNNNNNNNNNNNNNNNNNNNNNNNNNNNNNNNNNNNNNNNNNNNNNNNNNNNNNNNNNNNNNNNNNNNNNNNNNNNNNNNNNNNNNNNNNNNNNNNNNNNNNNNNNNNNNNNNNNNNNNNNNNNNNNNNNNNNNNNNNNNNNNNNNNNNNNNNNNNNNNNNNNNNNNNNNNNNNNNNNNNNNNNNNNNNNNNNNNNNNNNNNNNNNNNNNNNNNNNNNNNNNNNNNNNNNNNNNNNNNNNNNNNCCCCCAggcccatctaccctggtatcctgccccctccctgcctcccagaccAGAGTCAAGGGCTCATCTATCCTGGTATCTCatgctctgtccctgcccccctgatCAGAGCCACGGGCCCATCTATTCCGGTATCTTGCCCCCTTGTCCCTGCCCCCAGACCAGATGCATGGGCCCATCTACCTCGGTCTCAAGACAGTGGTCAGCTGTAGCGGTGTCAAAGTGAAAGGAGGAAGATACCAAATGCCCCACCTGGGCAATGGAGGAATAACTCCCCATAAGGAaagggtgctccagccccctactcCCTGCACACTTAATGtgtctgggggaagagggaacCCTCACACCCCTTCCTGACCTCACTCTGGGCCCAGGAGGTTCCCCTGCCCCGAGCCCATGCTGCTCACGTGTCAGTCAGTTCCACAGGCTAGAGGCAACATGTCCGGGGTTTAACAGCATCGGTCACCGCTCCTgtggttggggggcggggggcaagcaGCTGTGGTCTGGGGTGGCACAGGGATGGACACACTGATCCCCCCAtccttgtccccctccctcctggagtccTTCACCTCCATGCCCCTGTTCTGTTTGTGCGTGAATAGTACCAGGTCTTTGGCCTTTTGTTCCCTGGCTGCCTGCACTGGACGCTGCCCAGGCCCTATTCCAGGAAGCCATCTGCTTGGGAGAAGGGGACATGTGAGCCCCCCCAATgccaccacccagccctggggaattTGACACCCCCCCCCAGGTACGTTTCCTGGGAGAAGAATTTCTGGTGGCAGAAgcaatggggaggagggaaaagggggggcCCCTTGCAGCAGGGAGCTTCCCAGCTGAGCCCTGAAATTATCTGTCAAGGGAGAGTTCCCCTGGCTGAACCCCAAATGAGCTTACAAGGGGTAATTCCCTGTGTTCAACCCAGATATTTTCCCATAGCAGGGAGATTTCACCTGGTGAACCCAGATATGAGCCCAGAGGGGTCCCCCTGAGCGAACCCCAATATCATCCCACAGGGCAGAGGGTCCCCTGGTGAACCCCCCAATATTATCCCATAGCAGGGAGATCCTGGGTGAACTGATATTATCCAGGGGGTACCCTGAGAATGAAAACTATTACCCTCTGGGGGGGATTCCCTAGGTGAACCCTGATAAGAGAGGGGTACCCCCAGGTACCCCGATATATCCCCTAGTGGGGAGTTCCCAAGGTGACCTGTGCTATTATCCTGTAGCAGGGAGTTCCCCAGGTGACCCCTCATATTATCCTCTATGGGGAATTCCCCCAGGGTGAAACCAGATATGCTGTAGCAGGGAGTTCCCTGGGTGACTCTGATATTATCCCATAGCAGGGAGTTCTTCTGGCGAACCCCAAGATCATCCCTTAGTGGGgcatttccctccccaccccagtccagGCCCTGGAGGATTCTGGGAGAGATTTCAGCATCTTGCTAACTTTTATTTCTCTGTTAAAAACGGCAACCTCACAGCCAATAAATACAAGTGAACGTAcagcccctggcctgcccccttccctctccagagAGCAGAGACGGCCCCGGCTcggccccccacctcctgccacaGAGATGGGCTCGGAGTCCACTCCAGGTGTGAAAATCCAGGCCGGGATTTCACTGAGGCCACATGGAGGAGAAAACCCGGCACTGGATTATTCTGGCAGCTGAATGGACTGGACTAGATTCCCCAGCCCGTCCTAGGCGGGGGAGGGAAAACCCGGCACTGGATCCCACTGCCAGCTGGAATGGAGTTGCCTGGATTTTCTATCCTCCCCCCAGGAATGGCCTgccagccccgcctcccccagttCTCTATTGGGGTCGGAGATGGGCTCTAAAGCCGGGACTGGATCCCCCTGCCGGCTGGAATGCactgaatgggggcagggaagcccCCTACCactgtccctcccccccagctctttcacgcctagcataatggggccctggtACTGAGGGGACCTTTGCACGACGGAACCTCGCATGAGGGGACCGTCTCATGATGGGTCCTTGGCACTGCAGCCTGTGCATGATGGGGCTCTCGCATGATGAGTCCTTTGCACAACGGGGCCTTTGCACGATGAGAACTCACGGCCTGGGGCCCTGGCATAGCAGTCTGTGCATGATGGGGCCTTTGCACGATGGGCTCCTCACACAGCTGGACCTTTGCACAAGCAACCTTTGCAGTCTGGGGCCCTCGCACAAGGAGCTTTCACACAATTGGTCCTCCCCCGAAGGAACCATTGTCCAGTGGGTCCCCTGCtggccactggctcctccccgccATGTGGGCTGTCCATCCGGTCAGGCTGCGTGTGGGTGTTGGGGGGCcatggggggctcagcaggggcggATCTCAGACACCACCCGCTTGGGGAAGATCTGGTACTGCAGCCACGTGGGCTCTGAAACGAGACGGGGGCgggtgaggaggggagtggggctaaAATACCCCATGAACCCCTACAGCTCCCCTCTGAATCCCCCTGCACCCCGCAGGACCCCCCCAGGATCCAtctccccaactccctgtcctgtggacatatccctccccccacagttctccaccccactcctctcctgctgcctccctacagctccctgtccccacacagccccccagtAAATCTCTTGCCCCCacggctccctccctgcccccacttccccatAGCTCCAACCacggccccctccctgcccccacttccccctgagctgggctggggNNNNNNNNNNNNNNNNNNNNNNNNNNNNNNNNNNNNNNNNNNNNNNNNNNNNNNNNNNNNNNNNNNNNNNNNNNNNNNNNNNNNNNNNNNNNNNNNNNNNNNNNNNNNNNNNNNNNNNNNNNNNNNNNNNNNNNNNNNNNNNNNNNNNNNNNNNNNNNNNNNNNNNNNNNNNNNNNNNNNNNNNNNNNNNNNNNNNNNNNNNNNNNNNNNNNNNNNNNNNNNNNNNNNNNNNNNNNNNNNNNNNNNNNNNNNNNNNNNNNNNNNNNNNNNNNNNNNNNNNNNNNNNNNNNNNNNNNNNNNNNNNNNNNNNNNNNNNNNNNNNNNNNNNNNNNNNNNNNNNNNNNNNNNNNNNNNNNNNNNNNNNNNNNNNNNNNNNNNNNNNNNNNNNNNNNNNNNNNNNNNNNNNNNNNNNNNNNNNNNNNNNNNNNNNNNNNNNNNNNNNNNNNNNNNNNNNNNNNNNNNNNNNNNNNNNNNNNNNNNNNNNNNNNNNNNNNNNNNNNNNNNNNNNNNNNNNNNNNNNNNNNNNNNNNNNNNNNNNNNNNNNNNNNNNNNNNNNNNNNNNNNNNNNNNNNNNNNNNNNNNNNNNNNNNNNNNNNNNNNNNNNNNNNNNNNNNNNNNNNNNNNNNNNNNNNNNNNNNNNNNNNNNNNNNNNNNNNNNNNNNNNNNNNNNNNNNNNNNNNNNNNNNNNNNNNNNNNNNNNNNNNNNNNNNNNNNNNNNNNNNNNNNNNNNNNNNNNNNNNNNNNNNNNNNNNNNNNNNNNNNNNNNNNNNNNNNNNNNNNNNNNNNNNNNNNNNNNNNNNNNNNNNNNNNNNNNNNNNNNNNNNNNNNNNNNNNNNNNNNNNNNNNNNNNNNNNNNNNNNNNNNNNNNNNNNNNNNNNNNNNNNNNNNNNNNNNNNNNNNNNNNNNNNNNNNNNNNNNNNNNNNNNNNNNNNNNNNNNNNNNNNNNNNNNNNNNNNNNNNNNNNNNNNNNNNNNNNNNNNNNNNNNNNNNNNNNNNNNNNNNNNNNNNNNNNNNNNNNNNNNNNNNNNNNNNNNNNNNNNNNNNNNNNNNNNNNNNNNNNNNNNNNNNNNNNNNNNNNNNNNNNNNGGGGGGAATGGGAGGAGGCGGGataccagggtagatgggcccagGGGCTGATCACtggggggaatgggaggaggcgggataccagggtagatgggcccagGGGCTGATCACtggggggaatgggaggaggcgggataccggggtagatgggcccagGGGCTGATCcagggggggatgggaggagacaggataccggggtagatgggcccagGGGCTGATccagggggatgggaggaggcaaGATACCACAGTAGATGGGCCCGGGGGCTGATCACAGGGAGGGATGGGAGAAGGTGGGataccggggtagatgggcctgtggctctggctgggggttctGGGGAGGAGGCGAGTGGAGGAGGGCTGGTACCTCTGCAGAAGGGCCGGGGCGACCAGGTGCCGTTGCTCTGGCAGGTGACCCGGTTGCTGCCGTCCAGCAGGTAGCTGCGCTTGCAGAGGTAATAGACCAGCTCCCCGGCCCGGTACTGAGGCTTCTCCACCGCCACTAGGTAGCCCTCGGCAATGTCCCCGGGGGGCGGGCAGAACACGGCTGGGGGAGAGACTGGGTCACGGACAGGCCCTGGGCATGGACAGTgcgaggcggggggagggagggaaggaagaacagAGGGGTGGGTGGAGAGATGCAGGTTGCATGGGGGGTGCATGGATGCAGGAGTATCGGGGGGTGGATCAGGGTGTGGGGAGTGGGTGGCTGGAAGCAATGTGGCAGGTGCAGGGTACATGGGGCAGGGTACAATGTGGGGGTGGACGACTGGAGGGGTGTGGAGGGGTACAGGGATGCAGGGTATATGGGGTTGATGGGGGTGTGGGAGTGGatggctgcaggggtgtgtggggcaaATGGAGGTGTCGGGGTGGatggctggaggggtgtgtggggatagggGGTGCAGGTATATGGGGTGGATGAGAGTGTCGGggtggatgggggtgtggggctgcTTGGCTGGAAGCGATGTGGGGGGTACAGGGATGCAGGGTATGTGGGAGGATCTCTCTCTCTAGGGCATTGCCCAAGCTCCCTCACGCCCCCTTCCAAAAGCACCGTCCGAGCCCCCCACATTCCCTCCCAGCTGAGAGGGGGCCTGGCTGGTGCTGGAGCCCAGGATGATGGGCCAGCCCTGGCATGGGGGCAGACGGGGACAGGAAGAAACTGGGACCCCCCCCTACTCACGGTGGCAGGATGGGGCGGGCCCAGACCACTCCTGGTTCTCCTGGCATCGGATGGTCTCTGGGCCCTCCAGCCGGTACCTGTGGGACGGGAGGGAGAGGTGAGGTTGGAGATGGGGTTGGGCTCTctgaggggctgcgggtcgggagtgaggggcacaggcagggctgtggggggcagggctgggctagcaggggctgcgggttgggagtgagaggcaccagcagagctggggggagcccagggctgggctagcagggggctgtggctcgggagtgaggggcactggcagagctgggggaggaacTCACCCGCGCTTGCACTTGTACCGCACCTCCCCACCTGCCCTGTAGGAGGCGCCTCTGTGAAAACCATTGTTGGTCTCTGGTGGGGGGCTGCAGAAGGACGCTGGGGTCAGATCCCCTGGAACAGAGAATGGAAGCAGGAGGGGAGTCAACTGAGTGGGGGTCACCCGTCTCACAGCCAAGTTCCTCCCCCCTTAACCCTTAGCCTCCTCCAGACACAAAAAGCCATTAAAGGTCTGAGCAAGGAGGCTTTTTTTTAGGTTCCTTCCCCTTTAACACCAGCAGGGGGCGGGGTGGTCTCCCTTTAAGAGACAGGCTCTTGCCCCGCCCTCTTCCAATAGGCCCCGCCCCTTTCCCATTTGCCCCTCCCTCTCAGAAGACTCCATCCCCATTGGGCCCTTCAGTGTCACATTAAGCCCTGCACTTCCCTTATttggcccctccctccccatctggCCCCTCCTTCGCAGTGTAAATacctccccttctgccccatttgactcctccccatcccagcaggccccaccccattccacatTTGGCTCCTCCCCTTATTTAGCCCCGcctctccttccccaaagcccctcgCCGGTTGTAATTCCCAGACAAGGGGGGGAACCCCATGGGTTTTGCTGGGAGTAGGTCCCTCCCCGCTTGCTGCTtctcccggactcctgggttctgctcccccCAACAGGCTCCATCTCTCTCCGGGGTGGcatggagggggggtgggggataaaGAAGACTTCGGAGCCCAAGGGTCAGAGTTCACCTCGGAGTGGCGGGATCACCCAATTTGGGGGTTCAGGCTTTAGACTGAGGATCCGTctctaattgtttttttttgggggggcagcatCTGGGGCTCGGAGGGGGAAGTTTCTCTTATTTCACTGGCATTTTAGGGAGGAGGCGGAGTCCTGGCTCTGAGGGGAAAATTCAGGGGAGTCAATTGGTTTTGGAggtgaaagttctgtctcccaacctccccccccattgtccttccagagctgggatagatcccaggagtcctgcctcccagcccccctgccctgctctgacccctagaccacactcccctccctgagccaggagagaacccaggagtcctggctcccagccccccccactctgaccaccagaccccacacccctccccgagctggggagagaacccaggagtcctggctcccagcccctcccccaagtgtACTGTTGTGGGGGGCAGTGGGACAGTTTCCATCTGGCTCAGAGCTGGATCCCCCCGGGGAGGTGGCCCCTTAGTGCTGCTTAGCGCCGGCCCCCTTGCTCCAGATGCTGTGTCCCCTGGCTCCCCCTGGGggaggactgggggggggggacgtGCGACCAGGATAGCTGCTTTGCCTCCGTATCTAGGTCTCTGCTTGCCAGGGGATCCGTTACCCTCGAATCGGCCCCAGGACTCATCCTGATCAGTTCACTGCCTAGAGAGCAGCCTGCCCTTGGAAACTGCCAGCAACGTgagtggctgggagccaggactcctggattctctccccagctctgtgaggggagtggggtctagtggttagagcagggggggggctgggagccagaactcctgggttttctccccagttctgtgaggggagtggggtcgAGTGGTaataggagaggggctgggagccaggactcctgggttctctccccttcccctgctctgggagggtagtggggtctagtggttatagcaggaaggctgggagccaggactcctgggttctctcccctgctctgggaggggagtggggtctagtggttacagcagggtgggagctgggaaccaggactcctgggttctatcctcagtTTTGGGACATCCGTAAAGAGACCAggatacaagaaaaaacaatccAGGACCTTGTATGTTGGTTTTTATGTTACAGTGTCGGCAGCTGATGTTGCAGGGGGGAAAGTGGAGAAGGCTGGAGGTGTGAGGTGATGTTGTGGGGTGTTGGTGAGTGGTATGCGGTGATGGTGTTGGTGCTGGCCACAGGTGGTGGGTGTGGAGGACACTATTGTGTATTGGCATTTTGTGTTGGGTGACCATGTTGGTGTTTGGTTCTGGGAGTGGGTGATGGTGTTGAGTTTTGGGGGCAGGATGACAGTGTTGGGGAAAGGTGTTGGGGCGTGGTGACCGTGTTGGGGTCAGGTGATCATGATGGGGCAGTTGCTGGGTGACAATGTTTGGGATGGGGTGATGGTGTTGGGCGGGGTGACAGTGATGGGGGCTGGTATTGGGTGACAGTGTTGGGGTCGAGTGATGGTGTTAGGAGTGGCTGTTGGGTGATGGTGTTGGAGTGGATGTTTGGTGCAGAGTGACAGTGTTGAGAGCAGGTGTTGGGAGACAATGTTAAGGGTGGGATGAGGGTGCTGAGGGCAGATGTTGTATGATGGCGTTGGGGCAGagtcacagagctggggcaggtgtTGGGTGATAGTGTTGGAGGCGGAGCGACAGTCTTCGAGGTGGGGTGACAGCTTTGGGGGAGGCTGTTGGgtgatggggttggggcagggtgaTGGGGTTGAAGAGAAGTGATGGAGccaggggttgggggcagggtaaTGGCATTGAAGGTGGCTGTTGGGTGATGAGGTTGGANNNNNNNNNNNNNNNNNNNNNNNNNNNNNNNNNNNNNNNNNNNNNNNNNNNNNNNNNNNNNNNNNNNNNNNNNNNNNNNNNNNNNNNNNNNNNNNNNNNNNNNNNNNNNNNNNNNNNNNNNNNNNNNNNNNNNNNNNNNNNNNNNNNNNNNNNNNNNNNNNNNNNNNNNNNNNNNNNNNNNNNNNNNNNNNNNNNNNNNNNNNNNNNNNNNNNNNNNNNNNNNNNNNNNNNNNNNNNNNNNNNNNNNNNNNNNNNNNNNNNNNNNNNNNNNNNNNNNNNNNNNNNNNNNNNNNNNNNNNNNNNNNNNNNNNNNNNNNNNNNNNNNNNNNNNNNNNNNNNNNNNNNNNNNNNNNNNNNNNNNNNNNNNNNNNNNNNNNNNNNNNNNNNNNNNNNNNNNNNNNNNNNNNNNNNNNNNNNNNNNNNNNNNNNNNNNNNNNNNNNNNNNNNNNNNNNNNNNNNNNNNNNNNNNNNNNNNNNNNNNNNNNNNNNNNNNNNNNNNNNNNNNNNNNNNNNNNNNNNNNNNNNNNNNNNNNNNNNNNNNNNNNNNNNNNNNNNNNNNNNNNNNNNNNNNNNNNNNNNNNNNNNNNNNNNNNNNNNNNNNNNNNNNNNNNNNNNNNNNNNNNNNNNNNNNNNNNNNNNNNNNNNNNNNNNNNNNNNNNNNNNNNNNNNNNNNNNNNNNNNNNNNNNNNNNNNNNNNNNNNNNNNNNNNNNNNNNNNNNNNNNNNNNNNNNNNNNNNNNNNNNNNNNNNNNNNNNNNNNNNNNNNNNNNNNNNNNNNNNNNNNNNNNNNNNNNNNNNNNNNNNNNNNNNNNNNNNNNNNNNNNNNNNNNNNNNNNNNNNNNNNNNNNNNNNNNNNNNNNNNNNNNNNNNNNNNNNNNNNNNNNNNNNNNNNNNNNNNNNNNNNNNNNNNNNNNNNNNNNNNNNNNNNNNNNNNNNNNNNNNNNNNNNNNNNNNNNNNNNNNNNNNNNNNNNNNNNNNNNNNNNNNNNNNNNNNNNNNNNNNNNNNNNNNNNNNNNNNNNNNNNNNNNNNNNNNNNNNNNNNNNNNNNNNNNNNNNNNNNNNNNNNNNNNNNNNNNNNNNNNNNNNNNNNNNNNNNNNNNNNNNNNNNNNNNNNNNNNNNNNNNNNNNNNNNNNNNNNNNNNNNNNNNNNNNNNNNNNNNNNNNNNNNNNNNNNNNNNNNNNNNNNNNNNNNNNNNNNNNNNNNNNNNNNNNNNNNNNNNNNNNNNNNNNNNNNNNNNNNNNNNNNNNNNNNNNNNNNNNNNNNNNNNNNNNNNNNNNNNNNNNNNNNNNNNNNNNNNNNNNNNNNNNNNNNNNNNNNNNNNNNNNNNNNNNNNNNNNNNNNNNNNNNNNNNNNNNNNNNNNNNNNNNNNNNNNNNNNNNNNNNNNNNNNNNNNNNNNNNNNNNNNNNNNNNNNNNNNNNNNNNNNNNNNNNNNNNNNNNNNNNNNNNNNNNNNNNNNNNNNNNNNNNNNNNNNNNNNNNNNNNNNNNNNNNNNNNNNNNNNNNNNNNNNNNNNNNNNNNNNNNNNNNNNNNNNNNNNNNNNNNNNNNNNNNNNNNNNNNNNNNNNNNNNNNNNNNNNNNNNNNNNNNNNNNNNNNNNNNNNNNNNNNNNNNNNNNNNNNNNNNNNNNNNNNNNNNNNNNNNNNNNNNNNNNNNNNNNNNNNNNNNNNNNNNNNNNNNNNNNNNNNNNNNNNNNNNNNNNNNNNNNNNNNNNNNNNNNNNNNNNNNNNNNNNNNNNNNNNNNAAACATTTCCTCCAAAGCCCCCCTGACTTTAATGGGAAGGGCCCCTGCAATCCCCCCTATAGCCACCAGCTGGCAGGGCAGGT includes:
- the LOC116832344 gene encoding coagulation factor XIII B chain-like, which gives rise to MGPGDLTPASFCSPPPETNNGFHRGASYRAGGEVRYKCKRGYRLEGPETIRCQENQEWSGPAPSCHPVFCPPPGDIAEGYLVAVEKPQYRAGELVYYLCKRSYLLDGSNRVTCQSNGTWSPRPFCREPTWLQYQIFPKRVVSEIRPC